A genome region from Aestuariivirga litoralis includes the following:
- a CDS encoding acyl carrier protein, translating into MSTKLTVYQLIADIAKDQHKTLAPLSDDLVLLDSGLDSLCFAILVARLEDKLGIDPFTASDDAYFPVTLGDFVKSYEHAVAA; encoded by the coding sequence ATGTCAACAAAGTTAACAGTTTATCAGCTGATCGCCGACATCGCCAAGGACCAGCACAAGACGCTGGCGCCGCTTTCGGACGATCTGGTGCTGCTCGATTCCGGCCTCGATTCTTTGTGCTTTGCCATTCTCGTGGCACGGCTGGAAGACAAGCTGGGCATTGATCCGTTCACCGCTTCTGATGATGCCTATTTCCCGGTGACGCTTGGCGATTTCGTCAAGTCTTACGAGCATGCCGTTGCGGCCTGA
- a CDS encoding class I adenylate-forming enzyme family protein has protein sequence MPLRPDRKPLAQRLGDGLETRWLADGHRRVTLAEAAQGALAGCELTRFAGRNVMIAVTHQLDAALALIALDGTAARILLAPPDLLAEHRAPILADAEIDAVIADDLLPWSELGVGVVAQPFWPLPAGTHQNPPMASQDTKWLMLTSGTTGRPKIVAHTLDGLTGAIAGSTAANPVWATFYDIRRYGGLQILLRALVGGGSLVLSEPHETLVDHLARLSAAGVTHISGTPSHWRKALMSDALAAFKPNYVRLSGEIADQAVLDSLRKTIPNAAIGHAYASTEAGVGFAVDDGLEGFPASLVGKPGHVEMKVVDGTLFIRSQRAALTYVGEAAPVLLDAEGFVDTGDMVELRGQRYYFVGRKGGIINVGGLKVHPEEVEAALNMHPAVRMSRVKSRKSPFTGAIVVADVVLSDGYENIPDIKNDIMASARAKLPAHKVPALISLVPVIEVSANGKLVRHLA, from the coding sequence ATGCCGTTGCGGCCTGATCGCAAGCCGCTCGCCCAGAGACTGGGCGATGGACTTGAAACACGCTGGCTGGCTGATGGCCACCGCAGAGTAACACTGGCCGAAGCCGCGCAAGGGGCGCTTGCGGGCTGCGAACTCACGCGCTTTGCTGGCCGCAATGTGATGATCGCGGTGACGCACCAATTGGATGCGGCACTCGCGTTGATCGCGCTGGATGGCACAGCGGCGCGCATTCTGCTCGCACCGCCTGATCTGCTGGCGGAACATCGTGCGCCCATTCTGGCCGATGCCGAAATTGATGCCGTCATTGCCGATGATCTTTTGCCGTGGAGCGAGCTTGGGGTTGGCGTTGTGGCGCAGCCGTTCTGGCCGCTGCCTGCGGGCACCCACCAGAATCCGCCGATGGCTTCGCAAGATACAAAATGGCTGATGCTGACATCAGGCACCACCGGGCGCCCGAAGATCGTGGCGCATACGCTGGATGGACTGACGGGTGCGATTGCTGGCAGCACGGCTGCCAATCCCGTCTGGGCCACATTCTATGACATTCGGCGCTATGGCGGTTTGCAGATTTTGCTGCGCGCTCTGGTGGGCGGCGGCAGCTTGGTTTTGTCTGAACCGCATGAGACTCTGGTGGATCATCTGGCGCGCCTGAGCGCCGCCGGTGTTACCCATATTTCCGGCACACCTTCGCATTGGCGCAAGGCGCTGATGAGCGACGCACTGGCTGCGTTCAAACCCAATTATGTGCGCTTGTCTGGCGAGATTGCTGATCAGGCTGTGCTCGACAGTTTGCGCAAAACGATTCCCAACGCTGCCATCGGGCATGCCTATGCCTCTACAGAGGCAGGCGTGGGCTTTGCGGTAGATGACGGGCTGGAAGGTTTTCCGGCTTCGTTAGTCGGCAAGCCCGGCCATGTGGAAATGAAAGTGGTGGATGGCACGCTGTTCATCCGCTCGCAGCGTGCAGCGCTGACCTATGTGGGCGAAGCGGCCCCTGTGCTTCTCGACGCGGAAGGTTTTGTCGATACCGGCGACATGGTGGAGCTGCGTGGCCAACGCTATTATTTCGTGGGCCGCAAGGGCGGCATCATCAATGTGGGCGGATTGAAGGTTCACCCCGAAGAAGTTGAAGCCGCGCTCAACATGCATCCGGCCGTGCGCATGTCGCGCGTCAAGTCACGCAAGAGCCCGTTCACCGGTGCGATTGTTGTGGCCGACGTGGTGCTTAGCGATGGCTATGAGAACATCCCCGATATCAAGAATGACATCATGGCATCGGCGCGGGC
- a CDS encoding acyl-CoA acyltransferase encodes MSVAAAPERKVRCRLIAEGDLEAVADLLARGFEKRPRSYFLNGLLRLAARAVPEGLPRFGYMLEAEGRAVGAVLLAFYQRPGLDEPRCNIASWYVEPAHRMHAAMLSSMALKQKQVTYLNVTPAANTWPILEAQGYKCYCKGLMLAFPALSGSAGVSIERVTPNTKAVAGLPDHEVQMLKEQLAYGCVSLIARKGGAAMPFVFLPFRMRSGRVPLPLMQLVYCRNVDEFVACAGPLGRALLKHGKIGVLVDADGKIPGLMGAFTEKRGKKFYKGPGHPQHGDLLDTEFTLFGP; translated from the coding sequence ATGAGCGTTGCGGCGGCACCCGAGAGAAAAGTGCGGTGTCGGTTAATAGCCGAAGGTGATCTGGAAGCGGTGGCCGACCTGCTGGCCCGCGGCTTCGAGAAGCGCCCGCGCAGCTATTTCCTGAACGGCCTGTTGCGCCTCGCCGCGCGCGCGGTGCCTGAAGGCCTGCCGCGCTTTGGCTATATGCTGGAAGCCGAGGGTCGCGCCGTGGGTGCCGTGCTTCTGGCCTTCTATCAGCGGCCGGGCCTTGATGAGCCCCGCTGCAACATTGCCTCTTGGTATGTGGAGCCCGCGCACCGCATGCACGCCGCCATGCTGTCTTCCATGGCGCTGAAGCAGAAGCAGGTGACCTATCTCAACGTCACTCCCGCCGCCAACACCTGGCCGATCCTCGAAGCGCAGGGTTACAAATGCTATTGCAAGGGCTTGATGCTGGCCTTCCCGGCGTTGTCGGGTTCTGCTGGCGTCAGCATTGAGCGCGTCACGCCAAATACTAAAGCCGTAGCGGGCCTGCCCGATCACGAAGTGCAGATGCTGAAAGAGCAACTCGCTTATGGCTGCGTCAGCCTCATCGCCCGCAAAGGCGGCGCGGCAATGCCTTTCGTCTTCCTGCCGTTCCGCATGCGCTCAGGCCGCGTGCCTCTGCCGCTGATGCAGCTGGTCTATTGCCGCAACGTTGATGAATTCGTGGCCTGCGCCGGCCCCTTGGGCCGTGCCTTGCTCAAGCACGGCAAAATTGGCGTGTTGGTCGATGCCGATGGAAAAATTCCCGGCCTGATGGGTGCCTTCACCGAAAAACGCGGCAAGAAATTCTACAAAGGCCCCGGCCACCCGCAGCATGGCGATTTGCTGGATACCGAGTTCACGCTGTTCGGGCCCTAA
- a CDS encoding alpha/beta hydrolase: protein MILSCANAALALSRINSEKNPRCCWTAMPLDPRAARFLEMMAVGRVKSQTRDIADRRLGLQKLMAFAKADHMSPPGTDLTLNDSIPARLYVPEGAENQITPGIIFFHGGGLVAGSIDTHDVIARALCASSSCRLISVGYRLAPEHPFPAALDDAIAAGGAICTKAGNINIDPKRIALVGESGGGALALLNAHELKEFTFALLFLICPVLDFASESDSRREFAEGYLIDRVVIEGDLADVLQGRAERTDPRVSPLHLTGLERLPPTIIHTAEYDPLRDEGNSLASKLSNAAVRVTLHQHAGMLHNFHALGGIIPQGREALQAMGEEIGKALRA from the coding sequence ATGATTTTGTCCTGTGCGAATGCTGCGCTAGCTTTGTCACGAATCAATTCCGAAAAGAACCCACGATGCTGCTGGACTGCCATGCCTCTTGATCCCCGCGCCGCCCGCTTTCTGGAGATGATGGCGGTCGGCCGCGTGAAATCGCAGACCCGCGACATTGCTGATCGCCGCCTGGGCCTGCAGAAGCTCATGGCCTTCGCCAAGGCCGACCATATGTCGCCGCCGGGCACAGATTTGACTTTGAATGACTCCATCCCGGCGCGTCTCTACGTGCCGGAAGGTGCGGAGAATCAAATCACGCCCGGCATCATCTTCTTCCACGGCGGCGGACTGGTTGCGGGCTCTATTGATACCCATGACGTCATCGCCCGCGCGCTTTGTGCCTCTAGCAGCTGCCGGTTGATCTCAGTCGGCTATCGCTTGGCACCCGAGCATCCTTTTCCCGCTGCCCTTGACGATGCGATCGCCGCAGGCGGAGCAATTTGCACCAAAGCCGGAAATATTAATATCGATCCGAAACGAATAGCGTTGGTCGGTGAATCCGGGGGCGGTGCGCTGGCTTTGCTCAACGCCCATGAGCTGAAAGAGTTCACCTTTGCGCTGCTTTTTCTGATCTGTCCGGTGCTCGATTTCGCATCCGAATCAGATTCCAGGAGAGAATTTGCCGAGGGATATCTGATTGATAGGGTGGTGATCGAGGGCGATCTGGCGGATGTGCTGCAGGGCAGGGCTGAACGCACCGACCCTCGCGTGTCGCCGCTTCATTTAACCGGGCTGGAAAGGTTGCCGCCCACCATCATCCACACTGCGGAATACGATCCATTGCGCGATGAGGGTAATAGTCTCGCATCGAAACTATCAAACGCTGCTGTGAGGGTGACGCTCCATCAGCATGCAGGAATGCTGCATAATTTCCACGCGCTGGGCGGCATCATTCCACAGGGTCGCGAAGCCCTGCAGGCGATGGGTGAGGAAATCGGGAAAGCCTTGCGCGCCTAA
- a CDS encoding branched-chain amino acid aminotransferase, which translates to MSHGHHASAITKTWTYFEGQWQEGNVKILGVRSHAAWLGSTIFDGARAFEGVTPDLDLHLARVNRSAENFQLKAKVPHQQWMDLAADGIAKFGTKPELYIRPMYWAEAGMAGGGVRYDPESTNWALCIHEAPMTKPTGASVTLSPFRRPTAENAPVDAKAGCLYPNNARAIIEAEQRGFSNCLLRDMLGNVAETANSNVFMVKDGVVYTPAANGTFLAGITCSRMIGLLRDAGYEVKEDMLRYKAFQDADELFTCGNFAKVSPITRIDERELQPGPVYTKARELYWKFAHKG; encoded by the coding sequence ATGAGCCACGGACATCACGCCTCTGCCATCACCAAGACTTGGACCTATTTCGAGGGCCAGTGGCAGGAGGGCAATGTGAAAATCCTCGGCGTGCGCAGCCATGCGGCCTGGCTCGGCTCCACCATTTTCGACGGCGCGCGGGCGTTTGAAGGGGTCACACCCGATCTTGACCTGCATCTGGCGCGGGTGAACCGTTCGGCCGAGAACTTCCAGCTCAAGGCCAAGGTGCCGCATCAGCAGTGGATGGATCTGGCGGCAGATGGCATTGCGAAATTTGGCACGAAGCCTGAGCTCTATATCCGCCCGATGTATTGGGCCGAGGCCGGCATGGCGGGTGGTGGCGTGCGCTATGATCCGGAAAGCACCAATTGGGCGTTGTGCATCCATGAAGCCCCGATGACCAAGCCGACCGGCGCATCCGTCACGCTGTCGCCCTTCCGGCGGCCCACCGCGGAGAACGCACCGGTCGATGCCAAGGCGGGGTGCCTCTACCCCAATAACGCACGCGCCATTATCGAAGCGGAGCAACGCGGCTTCAGCAATTGCCTGCTGCGCGACATGTTGGGGAATGTGGCGGAGACGGCGAATTCCAATGTGTTCATGGTGAAGGATGGCGTGGTTTATACACCTGCGGCCAATGGCACATTTCTCGCTGGCATTACGTGTTCACGGATGATCGGGCTGCTGCGCGATGCGGGTTATGAAGTGAAGGAAGACATGCTGCGCTACAAGGCGTTTCAGGATGCCGACGAGCTGTTCACCTGCGGCAACTTCGCCAAGGTTTCACCGATCACGCGGATCGATGAGCGCGAGCTGCAGCCCGGGCCCGTTTATACCAAGGCGCGGGAGCTTTACTGGAAGTTCGCGCACAAGGGCTGA